TACATAAATTAGATCTTGCTTGCTttgtttgtaaaattttagtaTTTGTGAGACAATTACAATTACGgcttttggaaaaagtagtaaataatttttgatgCGCTTCTGCACTTTGAATTGTCTGCGAACTAAAATTATGTTTATTCACTCTACTTATCGTTGCAATACAATTCAAGTGGGGGATGCTACTAAATTGTAACTGTAAATACAAAATCGTAAAACTTGAAGAATATaccttgaaaaaattttactcTCGTTTTCTTACTAAACTATCATCCCTGGGTGATATGCGTTAGAATCCGATCTTtgtcaataaaaaagttcaGACGGTCTTCCCGGTAATCTCTTGTCAACAATGTGTCAGGAGATACCACCCTATAAATAGGAGGCCAAAGTTTAATCTCGTCAACTTTATGTCCGATGAATGAAGAGTAGTCATCAACTGCGGCAGGTTTAGTTGCTCGtgcttttttgtttgccAAGATGTAAACGGGCTGTGCTGGATTTCTTATGGAGATTTCTCGCGGTATGTGATTACTTAACCATTTTGGAAGGATGGGAATTTTCGTGTTGGAATTAACGGATTCTATAACATCAAAAGTATCATTATATGATTCGGGATCTTCGGTGATTAAATAGTCGAATTgggaaataaataaagaatttgaaagcATTTTAGGATCCTCAGTTTTGTCATAGTACCACGATGGAAGCTGTGAAAATCGAGTTATACCTGTCATACACGGATATACATCCATGTGTACAGAAACTAAGTACGTTAGAATAATCTAATTGGTGAAAAAGTTGAACTTACCTTGGGGatgattttcaatttcatataAACGAGTTAATGCTAGACCACCAGGGTAAGCGTATTGAAAAACATATAACAAAAAACTGCTTCCAATAAACCCGAAGATTATCCCcgaaaaaaacattaaccttagaatttcaaatattttcttgcCAAATTTACTGGCATTAAAGCATAAGGAAGCCCCAATTGCACTAGCTGCGTTAAACCAAGGGATCGAATAGATAATAAAGCGCCATTCTTTATGGcctaaaaatgaataaacaaatataaagaaaagggGAACATATATTAAAAGACGAGCAGGCTTGATGTAAACAAAGCTGATTAAAAGGAAGAGCAATGTCGTGGGATTGAGAAATAGCCAAGGAAGTCTCACAAAGTAGTAGTAAAAAGGGCTTGTTCCCCAATCTGAAGATTTCCCTTCAACAACATTGAATAAGAAAGCTTCTAATTCAGGCCAACACCAAGCCCCCCAGAAATAGGAATCAATGAGAAAAGAAGCTCCCACTGCTGctaatgaagaagaaataccAACGAGTAGcaattttgataaagtaATCCTCCTCTGAAGCAATAATGGTAGAATCAAACACATTAGAAGTAAAGCTATTTCGGACCTAACAATCGCTGCGGCAAAAACTAAAATACTGATAGAGCCgtaataattatttttaagtaacaaagaaagagagTGGTTCGTAGCTATTAGTCCGAAAATATTTGACAATGGTCTGGACATATAGTACACGAGGTGAAATTGAGCGCAGCTAAACAGTATAAACAGTGCTCCAGACAATGTGCCGAATCGTTTGCTAATGGAGCAGCTTACAGAATTCATACTCTCCCAACTTAAATACCCAATTGTCCATCTAGCGGCAAGTAATGGATTAACAAACCAAGAAGGTATATAGGACAAAACTGCTATAAACAAACTCGGTATGAAACTCCGTTTAACGGCTCCTGGAAACTCCAGATGATCATACTAAAATATGTGAGTAATTTAAATAAGGAAATAATTATCAACTACTACCTTTGACAAATCCCAACGATACGTCTGAATGTCATGAATCGCTTGCATAGCAAACGACTCTTCTACCTTTGTAAACGGAGTTTTGTACGAATAATACCCTATGCATGTCACAAGCAAAATATTTGCCAAATACCAACAAATGCTCTCTTTAGAAGTCATCCCGCTTCATCATTTATTGAAAGCATACAAATAGTTATTGGAGAAAGAGCAAAGGTGAATGAATATACGTAAATAAAGCAACGATTAATTTTGCTAAATCTAGTTTAAGGAGATTCAAGGTAATGATTTATTTGTTATAAACAAGGGTTGTTCGCTGCACTGTCTTCTAACTTTGCATCTTTGTGTACGTTAAGTATCTGCTTCTCCTCTTTTAATCGAACATTTTAtatgttaaattttaattaccTCTACTATTTGCAAAACGAAATTCACAtctttcatcaaaatttaattattccTTCTGTTTAGGGaaactttgaaagaatACAACGATCCTCGTTAACTGATTTACCATGGTAGTTTAACGTATAGCGTTTTGGAGGAATATTCATTATAGAAAACGTGCTATTATAATTAAGGTGAGAGATATAATTGCatttcatttattatttaaactaatttttcttcttatcGTTCCTGAAAATCGTTGCTAGTACGGTCTATAGAACGATAGATTCGTCGGTTCCAATAGCATGCTTTACCACGGGTATACACCAAACCTCCCCCCATATCATTACGAAACAGGAATCAATAAAAGCTAACGTCAATTGAACATTATGCTTCGTCAAACGCTAACTCAGGCGTCTCGGATGCGTCCTTGTATATCTGTAGTTGGATTTCGGGGTTTTCACGCTAGGTATGTTGTTTAGGTTTACTTTTTGTGATTCACAAACATATTCGAAGTTGAATGCATTTTTTCTAACGATTTTTTATAGTTCTCCTTGTGAGGCAACGCTA
This region of Schizosaccharomyces pombe strain 972h- genome assembly, chromosome: II genomic DNA includes:
- the alg12 gene encoding dolichyl-P-Man:Man(7)GlcNAc(2)-PP-dolichyl-alpha-1,6-mannosyltransferase, producing the protein MTSKESICWYLANILLVTCIGYYSYKTPFTKVEESFAMQAIHDIQTYRWDLSKYDHLEFPGAVKRSFIPSLFIAVLSYIPSWFVNPLLAARWTIGYLSWESMNSVSCSISKRFGTLSGALFILFSCAQFHLVYYMSRPLSNIFGLIATNHSLSLLLKNNYYGSISILVFAAAIVRSEIALLLMCLILPLLLQRRITLSKLLLVGISSSLAAVGASFLIDSYFWGAWCWPELEAFLFNVVEGKSSDWGTSPFYYYFVRLPWLFLNPTTLLFLLISFVYIKPARLLIYVPLFFIFVYSFLGHKEWRFIIYSIPWFNAASAIGASLCFNASKFGKKIFEILRLMFFSGIIFGFIGSSFLLYVFQYAYPGGLALTRLYEIENHPQVSVHMDVYPCMTGITRFSQLPSWYYDKTEDPKMLSNSLFISQFDYLITEDPESYNDTFDVIESVNSNTKIPILPKWLSNHIPREISIRNPAQPVYILANKKARATKPAAVDDYSSFIGHKVDEIKLWPPIYRVVSPDTLLTRDYREDRLNFFIDKDRILTHITQG